One stretch of Streptomyces zhihengii DNA includes these proteins:
- a CDS encoding nitroreductase family deazaflavin-dependent oxidoreductase translates to MPLEGEYEPSPSDWVRKQVELYESSGGTEGTTMRGMPVVLVTNVGARSGRIRKTPLMRVEHDGAYALVASNGGAVKHPVWYHNLVAHPGIELRDATEVWDMRVRLITGQERAEWWERAVEAFPDYADYQVKTDREIPVFLAERA, encoded by the coding sequence ATGCCGCTCGAAGGCGAGTACGAGCCCAGCCCCTCGGACTGGGTGCGCAAGCAGGTCGAGCTGTACGAGTCGTCCGGAGGCACCGAGGGGACCACGATGCGGGGCATGCCCGTCGTCCTGGTGACCAACGTCGGCGCCCGCAGCGGCCGGATCCGCAAGACACCGCTGATGCGGGTGGAGCACGACGGCGCGTACGCGCTCGTCGCGTCGAACGGCGGTGCCGTGAAGCACCCCGTCTGGTACCACAACCTGGTCGCCCACCCCGGCATCGAACTGCGCGACGCCACCGAGGTCTGGGACATGCGCGTCCGGCTGATCACCGGTCAGGAACGCGCCGAGTGGTGGGAGCGCGCCGTCGAGGCGTTCCCCGACTACGCGGACTACCAGGTCAAGACCGACCGCGAGATCCCCGTCTTCCTGGCCGAGCGGGCCTGA
- a CDS encoding potassium channel family protein produces the protein MVPGFLTRAVAVLLGREGRSLHLKAAGGATVVLVLVMLGGAWAVTAAEEGAHGANLTSYPKGLWWSIETATTVGYGDFYPVTLWGRVVGAVVMVVGITTYGMVTAALATWFVGREERRRDHTHRLREETRALHERFDRIERMLAGERGGAD, from the coding sequence ATGGTTCCGGGATTCCTCACCAGAGCGGTCGCCGTGCTGCTCGGGCGGGAGGGGCGGTCGTTGCACCTCAAGGCGGCGGGCGGGGCGACGGTCGTCCTGGTGCTGGTCATGCTCGGCGGCGCGTGGGCCGTGACCGCCGCCGAGGAAGGGGCGCACGGGGCGAATCTGACGTCGTACCCGAAGGGCCTGTGGTGGTCGATCGAGACGGCGACCACCGTCGGCTACGGGGACTTCTACCCGGTCACGCTGTGGGGCAGGGTCGTCGGCGCCGTCGTCATGGTCGTCGGCATCACCACGTACGGCATGGTGACGGCCGCCCTGGCGACCTGGTTCGTCGGCCGGGAGGAGCGGCGCCGCGACCACACCCACCGCCTGCGCGAGGAGACCCGCGCCCTGCACGAGCGCTTCGACCGGATCGAGCGGATGCTGGCCGGCGAGCGGGGCGGCGCCGACTGA
- a CDS encoding DUF2470 domain-containing protein: MIPAKSRVDEPGCAERVRSVIAAAPSLSLTADDRCYDLVDMHSVDRKGRLLLHAPADSPLAAQAAHAPRGDLAALLEFTDIAPAGVRDRVRAKVTLAGRLVPCDARAGAKTLVLGLDLARAAIERRGRVEHVDPEDLARARPDVLAAHETSMLLHLTDDHQDVVDRLTLLTDPALRQDALRVRPLALDRFGIVLRLEHPGGGHTDTRIAFPGPVRDTEDVGRQIDRLLRRPAPRRTRNRP, from the coding sequence ATGATTCCGGCGAAGTCCCGCGTCGACGAGCCCGGCTGCGCCGAGCGCGTCCGCTCCGTCATCGCGGCCGCCCCGTCACTGAGCCTGACCGCCGACGATCGCTGCTACGACCTGGTCGACATGCACAGCGTCGACCGCAAGGGCCGCCTGCTGCTGCACGCGCCGGCGGACAGCCCGCTCGCCGCCCAGGCCGCCCACGCGCCCCGTGGCGACCTCGCGGCCCTCCTCGAATTCACCGACATCGCCCCGGCCGGCGTCCGCGACCGCGTCCGCGCGAAGGTCACCCTGGCCGGGCGGCTCGTCCCCTGCGACGCCCGCGCCGGCGCGAAGACGCTGGTCCTCGGCCTCGACCTGGCACGGGCCGCCATCGAGCGCCGCGGGCGCGTGGAGCACGTCGACCCGGAGGACCTGGCCCGGGCCCGGCCGGACGTGCTGGCCGCGCACGAGACGTCGATGCTGCTGCACCTGACCGACGACCACCAGGACGTCGTCGACCGGCTCACCCTGCTCACCGACCCCGCCCTGCGCCAGGACGCCCTTCGCGTCCGGCCGCTGGCGCTCGACCGCTTCGGCATCGTGCTCCGTCTCGAACACCCCGGCGGCGGCCACACCGACACCCGCATCGCCTTCCCCGGCCCGGTCCGCGACACCGAGGACGTCGGCCGCCAGATCGACCGCCTCCTGCGCCGGCCCGCCCCCCGCCGCACCCGCAACCGCCCCTGA
- a CDS encoding DUF6480 family protein produces the protein MTDPLVPPEETPPAEGSIAEAHEERPDGGPWEHPGLWVWLIVAGAVVVAAFFIFRLISL, from the coding sequence ATGACCGATCCACTGGTACCGCCCGAGGAGACCCCGCCGGCGGAGGGCTCCATCGCCGAGGCCCACGAGGAGCGCCCGGACGGAGGCCCCTGGGAGCATCCGGGCCTCTGGGTCTGGCTGATCGTGGCCGGGGCCGTCGTCGTCGCCGCGTTCTTCATCTTCCGGCTCATCTCGCTGTAG
- a CDS encoding spore photoproduct lyase family protein, with product MSTFGPSSGPGDPDALFGLEEILPAPPVPRGPGPSFRTSAEARRMLEVREIHAEPAAAASPRGREILARFPEARVVPVESHWRIPGLHGNPGNAENWVRIKKTVLVLGEKKTLTVRPNGRSADWIAPGASNGCAMACAYCYVPRRKGFANPVTVFTNIERVIGRLGRHVAAQGPKAEPNQCDPVAWVYDIGENGDCSVDALISENTADLVHAFARWPTAKASFATKFVNPDLLLLAPRGRTRIRFSVMPPKDARLLDIRTSPVEDRIAAAGDFVEAGYEVHFNFSPVVVRPGWEEAWAELLRRMDDVLPRAVKDQAAAEVIMLTHNRDLHEVNLAWHPRAESALWRPGIQQPKRSENGSWNVRYRTGVKGEAVDTVRRLVERHTPWLPIRYAF from the coding sequence GTGAGCACCTTCGGCCCTTCTTCCGGCCCCGGGGACCCCGACGCGCTGTTCGGCCTGGAGGAGATCCTCCCCGCGCCGCCGGTCCCCCGGGGGCCGGGGCCGTCGTTCCGTACCTCCGCGGAGGCCCGGCGGATGCTGGAGGTGCGGGAGATCCACGCCGAACCGGCCGCGGCGGCGTCCCCGCGCGGCCGGGAGATCCTCGCGAGGTTCCCGGAAGCCCGGGTGGTCCCCGTCGAATCGCACTGGCGGATCCCGGGCCTGCACGGCAATCCGGGCAACGCGGAGAACTGGGTGCGGATCAAGAAGACGGTCCTGGTGTTGGGCGAGAAGAAGACGCTCACGGTGCGGCCCAACGGCAGGTCGGCGGACTGGATCGCCCCCGGCGCCTCCAACGGGTGTGCGATGGCCTGCGCCTACTGCTACGTCCCGCGCCGCAAGGGCTTCGCCAACCCGGTCACCGTGTTCACCAACATCGAGCGGGTGATCGGCCGCCTGGGACGGCATGTGGCGGCCCAGGGGCCCAAGGCCGAGCCGAACCAGTGCGACCCGGTGGCGTGGGTGTACGACATCGGCGAGAACGGCGACTGCTCGGTGGACGCGCTGATCAGCGAGAACACCGCCGATCTGGTGCACGCCTTCGCCCGCTGGCCCACCGCCAAGGCGTCCTTCGCCACCAAGTTCGTCAATCCCGATCTGCTGCTGCTCGCGCCCCGCGGGCGCACCCGGATCCGCTTCTCGGTGATGCCCCCGAAGGACGCCCGGCTGCTGGACATCCGCACCAGTCCCGTCGAGGACCGGATCGCCGCCGCCGGGGACTTCGTGGAGGCCGGGTACGAGGTGCACTTCAACTTCTCCCCCGTCGTCGTGCGTCCCGGCTGGGAGGAGGCGTGGGCGGAGCTGTTGCGCAGGATGGACGACGTCCTGCCGCGGGCGGTCAAGGACCAGGCCGCGGCCGAGGTGATCATGCTGACCCACAACCGGGACCTGCACGAGGTGAACCTGGCCTGGCACCCGCGTGCCGAGTCCGCCCTGTGGCGGCCCGGGATCCAGCAGCCCAAGCGCTCGGAGAACGGGAGCTGGAACGTGCGGTACCGCACCGGGGTCAAGGGCGAGGCGGTGGACACCGTGCGCCGGCTGGTGGAGCGCCACACCCCGTGGCTCCCGATCCGCTACGCGTTCTGA
- a CDS encoding DUF4236 domain-containing protein codes for MPITFRKSFRIFPGVRLNVNRKSMSLTFGKGKGPRHTYSTTGRRTTSMDLPGPFGYRKTTTRGSR; via the coding sequence ATGCCGATCACGTTCCGCAAGAGCTTCCGGATATTCCCCGGCGTCCGCCTCAACGTCAACCGCAAGTCCATGTCCCTCACCTTCGGCAAGGGGAAGGGCCCGCGGCACACCTACTCGACCACCGGACGCCGGACCACCTCGATGGACCTGCCGGGCCCCTTCGGCTACCGCAAGACCACCACCCGCGGCAGCCGCTGA
- a CDS encoding ABC transporter ATP-binding protein codes for MLLRLVAGRLRPYRWTLALLVLLQLVQVLASLTLPRLNADIIDNGVLRGDTAHVLAGGARMAGATLVQAAAAAAAVWFGARIAMGVARDVRADAFRRVQSFSAREMSRFGTASLITRTTNDVQQVQTFAVLILTMLVAAPLMCAGGIVMALGQDVPLALLLLLFVPLMAGAVGTVVLRMRPLFRGMQQRVDRVGRVVREQITGVRVVRAFVRDRYEQGRFAAANDELRDVGLRVGRLSAVMFPIVLVVWELATVGVIWVGAHRIESGALQAGSLVAFLGYLLQIMMSVMMVLFLLMHLPRAEVCAERIQELLDTLPSVAPPADPVRALRGPGLLEIRDAGFRYPGAEEPVLRSVSLTARPGTTTAVIGSTGSGKSTLLGLVPRLLDATAGTVRVGGVDVTAMDPALLARTVGLVPQKPYLFSGTVADNLRYGRPGASDGELWHALEVAQADGFVRALDGGLDAPVTQGGTNLSGGQRQRLAIARVLVARPRVYLFDDSFSALDNRTDAALRRALAEETAGAAVVIVAQRVATVRGADRIVVLDRGRAVGRGTHEELMRDSAVYREIVLSQLTEEEAA; via the coding sequence ATGCTGCTGAGACTCGTGGCCGGCCGTCTGCGCCCCTACCGGTGGACCCTCGCCCTCCTCGTCCTGCTCCAACTCGTGCAGGTCCTCGCCTCGCTGACCCTGCCCCGCCTCAACGCCGACATCATCGACAACGGCGTCCTGCGCGGCGACACCGCCCATGTGCTGGCCGGCGGCGCGCGGATGGCCGGGGCCACCCTCGTCCAGGCCGCCGCCGCTGCCGCCGCCGTCTGGTTCGGCGCCAGGATCGCCATGGGCGTCGCCCGTGACGTGCGCGCCGACGCCTTCCGCCGTGTCCAGTCCTTCTCCGCCCGGGAGATGAGCCGCTTCGGCACCGCGTCGCTGATCACCCGCACCACCAACGACGTGCAGCAGGTGCAGACGTTCGCCGTGCTCATCCTGACGATGCTCGTCGCCGCGCCCCTCATGTGCGCCGGCGGTATCGTCATGGCACTCGGCCAGGACGTCCCGCTCGCCCTGCTCCTGCTGCTGTTCGTCCCGCTGATGGCGGGCGCCGTCGGCACCGTCGTGCTGCGGATGCGGCCGCTGTTCCGCGGCATGCAGCAGCGCGTCGACCGGGTGGGCCGGGTGGTGCGCGAGCAGATCACCGGCGTCCGCGTCGTCCGCGCTTTCGTCCGGGACCGGTACGAGCAGGGGCGGTTCGCCGCCGCCAACGACGAACTGCGCGACGTCGGCCTGCGGGTGGGCCGCCTCTCCGCGGTGATGTTCCCCATCGTGCTGGTGGTCTGGGAACTGGCCACCGTCGGTGTCATCTGGGTCGGGGCCCACCGCATCGAATCGGGCGCCCTGCAGGCCGGTTCGCTCGTCGCGTTCCTCGGCTACCTGCTCCAGATCATGATGTCGGTGATGATGGTGCTCTTCCTGCTGATGCACCTGCCCCGCGCGGAGGTCTGCGCCGAACGCATCCAGGAACTCCTCGACACCCTTCCCTCGGTGGCCCCGCCCGCCGACCCGGTGCGCGCACTGCGCGGACCCGGACTGCTGGAGATCCGCGACGCCGGCTTCCGCTACCCCGGCGCCGAGGAACCCGTCCTCCGCTCGGTGAGCCTCACCGCCCGGCCCGGCACCACCACCGCCGTCATCGGCTCCACCGGCAGCGGCAAGTCCACCCTCCTCGGACTCGTCCCGCGGCTCCTCGACGCGACCGCCGGCACGGTACGGGTCGGCGGCGTCGACGTCACCGCCATGGACCCGGCCCTCCTCGCCCGAACCGTCGGACTCGTGCCGCAGAAGCCGTACCTCTTCTCCGGCACCGTCGCGGACAATCTGCGCTACGGCAGGCCCGGCGCGAGCGACGGGGAACTGTGGCACGCCCTGGAGGTGGCCCAGGCGGACGGCTTCGTCCGCGCGCTCGACGGCGGCCTGGACGCACCCGTCACCCAGGGCGGCACCAACCTCTCCGGCGGACAGCGCCAGCGCCTCGCCATCGCCCGGGTCCTCGTCGCACGCCCGCGGGTGTACCTCTTCGACGACTCCTTCTCCGCCCTCGACAACCGCACCGACGCCGCGCTGCGGCGGGCGCTCGCCGAGGAGACCGCCGGCGCCGCCGTCGTGATCGTCGCCCAGCGGGTCGCCACCGTCCGCGGAGCCGACCGGATCGTCGTCCTCGACCGGGGCAGGGCCGTCGGCCGCGGCACCCACGAGGAGCTCATGCGGGACAGCGCCGTCTACCGGGAGATCGTCCTCTCCCAGCTCACCGAGGAGGAAGCCGCATGA
- a CDS encoding ABC transporter ATP-binding protein: MTTRTAPERRGPAPQQRAPGLAAPALERSLDFRASGLRLLRTLAPERARLAAVFAAAAVGISLAVVTPAILGRATDLVLAGAAGDGVDFPALARALAVVFALAAGSALLNLIQQRIATTVVQRTGHRLRERAQHKLARLPLTYIDAQPRGEILSRTTNDIDNVTQTLQQALSQMIRALLTLVGVLAMMFWISPLLALIALATVPLSVFTAARIGKRAQPQFVRQWSVTGRLNSHAEEMITGHAEVVAFGRRDDAVARFEELGEELYRASFRAQSVSGLIQPALTFVGNLNYVLIAVAGGLRVASGTLSVGDVQAFVQYSYEFNGPVTQVAAMANLLQSGVASAERVFDLLDAPEESPEPARPLRPGRPGGRVSFEKVAFRYEPGTPLVEDLSLTVRPGQTVAVVGPTGAGKTTLVNLLMRFHEVTGGRIVLDGVDTALMTREDVRSGIGMVLQDTWLFGGTIAENIAYGVPGEVSRERVVAAAEATHADRFIRTLPDGYDTVLDEDGTGLSAGERQLVTIARAFLAEPAVLVLDEATSSVDTRTELLVQQAMSSLRAGRTSFVVAHRLSTIRDADLIVVMEGGSIAEQGTHEELLAAGGAYAGLYAAQFAPAV, encoded by the coding sequence ATGACCACCCGCACCGCGCCCGAACGCCGCGGCCCGGCGCCCCAGCAGCGCGCTCCCGGCCTCGCCGCCCCCGCCCTCGAACGCTCCCTCGACTTCCGCGCCTCCGGCCTGCGGCTGCTGCGCACCCTGGCACCCGAACGGGCCCGGCTGGCCGCCGTGTTCGCGGCCGCGGCGGTGGGGATCTCGCTCGCCGTCGTCACCCCCGCCATCCTCGGCCGGGCCACCGACCTCGTGCTCGCGGGCGCCGCCGGCGACGGCGTCGACTTCCCGGCCCTCGCCCGGGCGCTGGCCGTCGTGTTTGCGCTGGCCGCCGGCTCCGCCCTGCTCAATCTGATCCAGCAGCGCATCGCCACCACCGTCGTCCAGCGGACCGGGCACCGGCTGCGCGAACGGGCGCAGCACAAGCTGGCGCGGCTGCCCCTGACCTACATCGACGCCCAGCCCCGGGGCGAGATCCTCAGCCGCACCACCAACGACATCGACAACGTCACCCAGACCCTCCAGCAGGCCCTCAGTCAGATGATCAGGGCGCTGCTGACCCTCGTCGGCGTCCTCGCGATGATGTTCTGGATCTCGCCGCTGCTCGCCCTGATCGCCCTCGCGACCGTCCCGCTCTCGGTGTTCACCGCGGCCCGGATCGGCAAGCGGGCCCAGCCGCAGTTCGTGCGGCAGTGGTCCGTCACGGGCCGGCTGAACAGCCACGCCGAGGAGATGATCACCGGCCACGCCGAGGTCGTCGCCTTCGGGCGCCGGGACGACGCCGTCGCGCGCTTCGAGGAACTCGGCGAGGAGCTGTACCGGGCGAGCTTCCGCGCCCAGTCCGTGTCCGGCCTCATCCAGCCCGCGCTCACCTTCGTCGGCAACCTCAACTACGTCCTGATCGCGGTCGCCGGCGGACTGCGGGTGGCCTCGGGCACCCTGTCCGTCGGGGACGTGCAGGCGTTCGTCCAGTACTCGTACGAGTTCAACGGCCCGGTCACCCAGGTCGCGGCCATGGCGAACCTGCTCCAGTCCGGGGTCGCCTCCGCCGAGCGGGTCTTCGACCTCCTCGACGCCCCCGAGGAGTCCCCGGAACCGGCCCGGCCGCTGCGCCCCGGGCGCCCCGGCGGCCGGGTCTCGTTCGAGAAGGTCGCCTTCCGCTACGAGCCCGGCACCCCGCTCGTCGAGGACCTGTCCCTGACGGTGCGGCCGGGGCAGACGGTCGCCGTCGTCGGCCCCACCGGCGCGGGCAAGACGACGCTGGTGAACCTGCTGATGCGCTTCCACGAGGTGACCGGCGGCCGGATCGTCCTCGACGGCGTGGACACCGCCCTGATGACCCGTGAGGACGTCCGGTCGGGCATCGGCATGGTCCTCCAGGACACCTGGCTGTTCGGCGGCACCATCGCCGAGAACATCGCCTACGGGGTGCCGGGCGAGGTCTCCCGCGAACGCGTCGTCGCGGCCGCCGAGGCCACCCACGCGGACCGCTTCATCCGCACCCTGCCCGATGGCTACGACACGGTGCTCGACGAGGACGGCACCGGACTGAGCGCGGGCGAGCGCCAGCTCGTCACGATCGCCCGGGCGTTCCTCGCCGAGCCGGCCGTCCTGGTGCTGGACGAGGCCACCAGCTCGGTCGACACCCGCACCGAACTCCTCGTCCAGCAGGCGATGTCGTCCCTGCGGGCGGGCCGCACCAGCTTCGTCGTCGCCCACCGGCTCTCCACGATCCGCGACGCCGACCTGATCGTCGTCATGGAGGGCGGCTCGATCGCCGAACAGGGCACCCACGAGGAACTGCTCGCCGCCGGCGGCGCCTACGCCGGGCTGTACGCCGCCCAGTTCGCGCCCGCCGTGTGA
- a CDS encoding alkene reductase translates to MSTETTTSPLLRSAALGSHRLANRLVMAPMTRNRAASDGTPSPLMADYYAQRASAGMIIAEASTPNAVGRTYPNITALYSDAHTAGWREVVRAVEAAGGGPLFLQIQHGGRVGHPDTSGHTPLAPSAVPLPDTIHTPTGRQAAVTPRAMTTAEIGSTVADFAAAARRAVDAGFAGVEVHSANGYLLHQFLAPNTNLRTDGYGGGVPGRIRFTTEVVDAVAQAIGPERTGLRISPGNPVNGITDTDADELYPALLRANAGKGLAYLHLAYADPAAPLFARLRALWTGTLIANPVLPREQIPADGGREAAERLLAAGADLVALGRPFLANPDLVERIRTGGPVNPVRARYAMYTGGATGYTDYPALPALAR, encoded by the coding sequence ATGAGCACCGAGACGACCACCTCCCCGCTTCTCCGATCCGCCGCCCTGGGCTCCCACCGCCTGGCGAACCGCCTGGTCATGGCCCCCATGACCCGCAACCGCGCGGCGAGCGACGGCACCCCGTCGCCGCTGATGGCCGACTACTACGCCCAGCGCGCCTCGGCCGGCATGATCATCGCCGAGGCGTCCACCCCCAACGCGGTCGGCCGTACCTACCCGAACATCACCGCGCTGTACTCGGACGCCCACACGGCCGGCTGGCGCGAGGTGGTGCGGGCCGTCGAGGCGGCCGGGGGCGGGCCGCTCTTCCTCCAGATCCAGCACGGCGGGCGGGTGGGCCACCCGGACACCAGCGGCCACACCCCGCTCGCCCCCTCGGCGGTGCCGCTGCCGGACACCATCCACACGCCCACCGGCCGCCAGGCCGCCGTCACCCCGCGCGCGATGACGACCGCGGAGATCGGGAGCACCGTGGCGGACTTCGCCGCGGCGGCCCGGCGCGCGGTGGACGCCGGTTTCGCCGGGGTCGAGGTCCACAGCGCCAACGGCTACCTGCTGCACCAGTTCCTGGCGCCGAACACCAACCTCCGCACGGACGGCTACGGCGGCGGTGTCCCGGGCCGCATCCGTTTCACCACGGAGGTGGTCGACGCCGTCGCACAGGCCATCGGCCCCGAGCGCACCGGTCTGCGCATCTCCCCCGGGAACCCCGTCAACGGCATCACCGACACCGACGCGGACGAGCTGTATCCCGCGCTGCTGAGGGCCAACGCCGGCAAGGGCCTCGCCTATCTGCACCTCGCGTACGCCGATCCCGCCGCTCCCCTCTTCGCCCGTCTGCGGGCGCTGTGGACGGGGACCCTCATCGCCAATCCGGTGCTGCCGCGCGAGCAGATCCCCGCCGACGGCGGGCGGGAGGCCGCCGAGCGCCTGCTGGCCGCCGGCGCCGACCTGGTGGCCCTCGGCCGCCCCTTCCTGGCCAATCCCGACCTGGTGGAGCGCATCCGCACGGGCGGCCCCGTCAATCCGGTGCGGGCCAGGTACGCGATGTACACGGGCGGGGCGACGGGGTACACCGACTACCCCGCGCTCCCGGCGCTCGCCCGCTGA
- a CDS encoding MerR family transcriptional regulator, whose product MRIGELARRTGVSERSLRYYEKEGLLSADRTPGGHREYGGTAVDRVGRIQQLYAAGLCSSKIATLLPCMRDTDGGPATPDDNLVRDLTVERERIDRMIDDLVRSRALLDDVIRAAAHDTTTAHEATAPGRPVPAGSGAA is encoded by the coding sequence ATGCGGATCGGAGAACTGGCCCGGCGCACCGGAGTGAGCGAACGTTCCCTGCGCTACTACGAGAAGGAGGGGCTGCTCTCCGCCGACCGCACGCCGGGCGGACACCGCGAGTACGGCGGCACGGCCGTGGACCGGGTCGGCCGCATCCAGCAGCTCTACGCGGCGGGCCTGTGCAGCTCGAAGATCGCCACCCTGCTCCCCTGCATGCGCGACACCGACGGAGGACCGGCCACCCCCGACGACAACCTCGTCAGGGACCTCACCGTGGAGCGCGAGCGCATCGACCGCATGATCGACGACCTGGTCCGCTCCCGCGCCCTGCTCGACGACGTGATCCGGGCGGCCGCCCACGACACCACCACCGCCCACGAGGCCACCGCACCCGGCCGCCCGGTCCCGGCGGGCAGCGGAGCCGCGTAG
- a CDS encoding DUF4032 domain-containing protein, translating into MALQFTATNPEHPALLLELPWHAPLEEWPEQHLVQLPRGISRHVVRYAAAGSEIVAVKELAERPAVREYELLRDLHRLGIPAVDPLAVVTGRTGPGGEPLEPVLITRHLGGSLPYRSMFETTMRPATVHRLMDALAVLLVRLHLVGFAWGDCSLSNTLFRRDAGAYAAYLVDAETGETHARLSTGQREYDIDLARVNISGEMLDLEASGALHPSVDPIAFGTEICRRYQELWTELTRTSVYPAGKYHYIERRVRRLNDLGFDVAEMQIATSPEGDTVTFVPKVVDAGHHQRQLLRLTGLDTEENQARRLLADLESWMATQDDYAPGDALGARPEVLGHRWVRDVFRPTVRMVPPGCRGALDPAEVYHQLLEHRWYLSEQAQQDIGLEAAVEDFVATVLAKTAEAPAGEEPGEA; encoded by the coding sequence ATGGCACTGCAGTTCACCGCCACCAACCCCGAACACCCCGCACTGCTCCTCGAACTCCCCTGGCACGCACCGCTGGAGGAGTGGCCCGAGCAGCACCTGGTGCAGCTTCCCCGCGGCATCTCGCGCCACGTCGTGCGCTACGCCGCGGCGGGCAGCGAGATCGTGGCCGTCAAGGAACTCGCCGAACGCCCCGCCGTGCGGGAGTACGAACTCCTGAGGGACCTCCACCGGCTCGGCATACCGGCGGTCGACCCGCTCGCCGTCGTCACCGGCCGCACCGGCCCCGGCGGCGAACCGCTGGAGCCCGTGCTGATCACCCGCCACCTCGGCGGCTCCCTGCCGTACCGCTCCATGTTCGAGACCACGATGCGGCCCGCCACCGTCCACCGGCTGATGGACGCCCTCGCCGTGCTTCTCGTCCGCCTGCACCTGGTCGGCTTCGCCTGGGGCGACTGCTCCCTGTCCAACACCCTCTTCCGGCGCGACGCCGGGGCCTACGCCGCCTACCTGGTCGACGCCGAGACCGGCGAGACCCACGCCCGGCTGAGCACCGGACAGCGGGAGTACGACATCGACCTGGCCCGGGTCAACATCAGCGGCGAGATGCTCGACCTGGAGGCGTCCGGCGCGCTCCACCCCAGCGTCGACCCCATCGCCTTCGGCACCGAGATCTGCCGGCGCTACCAGGAGCTGTGGACCGAGCTGACCCGCACCTCGGTCTACCCGGCGGGCAAGTACCACTACATCGAGCGCCGGGTGCGCCGGCTCAACGACCTCGGCTTCGACGTGGCGGAGATGCAGATCGCCACCTCGCCCGAGGGCGACACGGTCACCTTCGTCCCCAAGGTCGTTGACGCCGGCCACCACCAGCGCCAACTGCTGCGCCTCACCGGCCTCGACACGGAGGAGAACCAGGCCCGCCGGCTGCTGGCCGACCTGGAGAGCTGGATGGCCACCCAGGACGACTACGCGCCCGGCGACGCCCTCGGCGCCCGCCCCGAGGTGCTCGGCCACCGCTGGGTCCGCGACGTCTTCCGCCCCACCGTGCGCATGGTGCCCCCGGGGTGCCGTGGCGCCCTGGACCCGGCCGAGGTCTACCACCAGCTCCTGGAGCACCGCTGGTACCTCTCCGAGCAGGCCCAGCAGGACATCGGACTGGAGGCGGCCGTCGAGGACTTCGTCGCCACGGTGCTCGCGAAGACCGCGGAGGCCCCGGCGGGTGAGGAGCCCGGGGAGGCGTAG